The Victivallis lenta genome includes a window with the following:
- a CDS encoding FAD-dependent oxidoreductase — MKNTDTKLRTQLLSRLLPVSAEVDIAIAGGSCTGVFAAVTAARLGAKCAIIEAQNRFGGTMTAGQVCYWHSLFNSDYSSQIITGLTQEVIDRMAKRGLIEFWKEKNPHWYVNLNTEELCCELDEMVIESGVLPFLHTRVADVLTSGEGTYVDGVIIAGKDGLSVIKAKYFIDATGDADLVRFAGGKVWRNSELQTSTTCVKFSRWPREIMAENRIGRMIHAAKEKYKMPEGVIWGADCCCSNTYMFAGTNIPLLDSSNQKELTEIEIESRRQMRAVADIVGEAGYPRPVIEAVPSLAGIRESCHIHSLYRITLDELFSGKVFEDAAGKGTYRSDVHRRDPPGTLFRYLDGTEILLTPCEPAYKRRWRNASLPTPPYYTWPLRSQIPVKFRNLITAGRMIDADAGAYGALRVMVNMNQSGEAAGNAVFRALDAGKNIPELVKTRNHSMQEIN; from the coding sequence ATGAAGAATACAGATACGAAATTGAGAACACAATTGCTATCGCGTTTACTTCCTGTTTCCGCTGAAGTAGATATCGCCATAGCTGGTGGTAGCTGTACCGGAGTTTTCGCCGCAGTGACGGCTGCTCGGCTTGGTGCGAAATGTGCGATCATTGAAGCGCAGAACCGTTTTGGCGGCACAATGACAGCTGGACAGGTCTGTTACTGGCATTCGCTCTTCAATTCGGACTATTCGTCGCAGATCATTACCGGATTGACACAGGAAGTCATTGATCGGATGGCAAAGCGCGGCCTTATTGAATTCTGGAAAGAAAAGAATCCGCATTGGTATGTGAATCTCAACACCGAAGAGCTCTGCTGTGAACTCGATGAAATGGTTATCGAGAGCGGTGTACTGCCGTTTCTGCACACGCGGGTAGCTGATGTTCTCACTTCTGGTGAAGGAACGTACGTAGATGGAGTTATCATTGCCGGCAAGGACGGACTTTCGGTTATCAAGGCGAAATATTTCATTGATGCGACCGGCGATGCAGACTTGGTACGGTTTGCGGGTGGTAAAGTCTGGCGCAATTCAGAATTGCAGACTTCCACGACGTGCGTGAAATTCAGTCGTTGGCCGCGTGAAATTATGGCGGAAAACCGGATCGGTCGAATGATCCACGCCGCCAAAGAAAAATACAAGATGCCAGAAGGTGTAATTTGGGGGGCAGACTGCTGTTGCAGCAATACATACATGTTTGCCGGAACGAATATTCCATTGCTTGACTCCTCAAACCAAAAGGAGCTCACGGAAATCGAGATCGAGAGTCGCCGCCAAATGCGGGCAGTTGCCGATATTGTCGGTGAAGCCGGATATCCGCGTCCGGTAATTGAAGCAGTTCCATCATTAGCCGGAATTCGTGAAAGTTGCCACATCCATTCGCTTTACCGGATCACGCTGGATGAACTTTTCAGCGGAAAGGTTTTCGAGGATGCGGCAGGCAAGGGAACCTACCGCAGCGATGTTCACCGTCGAGATCCGCCGGGAACACTCTTTCGTTATTTGGATGGGACGGAAATTCTGCTTACTCCTTGCGAACCGGCATACAAACGACGCTGGCGTAATGCGTCTCTGCCGACACCGCCGTATTACACATGGCCGTTGCGGAGTCAGATTCCGGTAAAATTCCGCAATTTGATTACGGCTGGACGCATGATCGATGCTGATGCCGGAGCTTACGGGGCATTGCGGGTGATGGTGAATATGAATCAATCAGGAGAAGCGGCCGGGAACGCCGTGTTCCGGGCATTGGATGCCGGAAAAAATATTCCAGAACTAGTAAAAACTCGTAATCACTCAATGCAGGAAATTAACTGA
- a CDS encoding prepilin-type N-terminal cleavage/methylation domain-containing protein, with product MKNHSKQLTASKVMDSKFTLIELLVVIAIIAILAAMLMPALGKARNAARRSSCLSNLKQNGTQLAMYSVDYNDWYPIAPPGSYGNQQFWQDSNFGAFLKGYGSVSYTNSTDFQLSNSRHIYKCTDAANTNDSIAGYVYVLGQSGTGYNASRNTRATKMAKRETLGPKALAFCPMTLLNSTATRLAQSKVHASAGGNVLVGDGSGTWESFEQWQDINNHPFSGEGLNAPTVKYYVYNNPNSWYMPKRGNGWQDQDKGYFR from the coding sequence ATGAAAAATCACTCAAAACAACTTACGGCCAGCAAAGTTATGGACTCTAAATTCACACTTATCGAATTGCTGGTGGTTATCGCAATTATCGCGATCCTTGCTGCAATGCTGATGCCGGCACTGGGGAAAGCACGCAATGCGGCACGCAGATCTTCGTGCCTTTCCAATCTCAAGCAAAATGGAACACAGCTGGCAATGTACTCCGTTGATTACAACGACTGGTATCCGATCGCGCCTCCTGGAAGCTACGGCAATCAGCAGTTTTGGCAGGATAGCAACTTCGGTGCATTCCTCAAGGGATATGGCAGTGTATCCTATACGAATTCAACCGATTTCCAGCTTTCCAATTCGAGGCACATCTACAAATGTACTGATGCCGCCAATACCAACGATAGTATTGCCGGATACGTTTATGTTCTTGGTCAGAGCGGAACCGGTTACAATGCAAGCCGAAATACACGCGCCACAAAAATGGCGAAGCGCGAGACTCTCGGTCCTAAAGCATTGGCTTTTTGCCCGATGACGTTACTGAACAGCACAGCTACTCGTCTGGCGCAAAGTAAAGTTCATGCCAGTGCAGGTGGCAATGTGTTGGTTGGTGACGGTTCCGGAACGTGGGAATCTTTTGAGCAGTGGCAGGATATCAACAATCATCCATTCAGTGGTGAAGGTCTCAATGCTCCGACTGTAAAATATTATGTTTACAATAATCCGAACAGCTGGTATATGCCGAAAAGAGGCAACGGCTGGCAGGATCAGGACAAGGGATATTTCCGGTAA